Proteins from a single region of Deltaproteobacteria bacterium:
- a CDS encoding glycosyltransferase family 4 protein produces the protein MAKADACVVLNRESLEYAGSDAKIVYHGVDTERFNYCRDNSRVLDGAGKSNSPVIGIVGRVRPEKGHEVLVDAVMPLRERHPNLKVVFVGACDRKHKAWLRSLEKKAPGLIEWVGEQINIASWYHGISIMALPSFREGFSCTVLEAMASGCVVAVSDISDFDQVVDHGNNGFLFEAGNHRALTGIVGELLDSPHSMSRIGKAASQTISKKFTAEHEARTLAGIYKQLL, from the coding sequence ATGGCCAAGGCAGATGCATGTGTCGTCCTAAATCGAGAATCTCTTGAGTATGCGGGAAGTGATGCCAAGATTGTTTATCACGGCGTAGATACCGAACGCTTTAACTATTGCCGAGACAACTCTAGAGTTTTAGATGGGGCAGGCAAGAGTAATAGCCCGGTGATCGGCATTGTGGGTCGAGTGCGGCCCGAAAAGGGTCACGAGGTCCTAGTGGATGCGGTGATGCCTCTAAGAGAAAGGCATCCAAACCTCAAAGTCGTGTTTGTGGGAGCATGCGACCGTAAGCATAAGGCCTGGCTACGCTCGCTTGAGAAAAAAGCTCCGGGCCTGATTGAGTGGGTAGGGGAGCAAATCAATATTGCTTCTTGGTATCACGGCATCAGCATTATGGCTCTTCCTTCTTTTCGAGAAGGCTTTAGCTGCACAGTGCTTGAAGCCATGGCCAGCGGATGTGTTGTTGCGGTGAGTGATATTTCGGATTTTGATCAAGTCGTCGACCATGGAAATAATGGATTTTTATTTGAGGCTGGCAACCACCGGGCGCTTACGGGAATTGTGGGCGAACTTTTAGACTCGCCGCATAGTATGTCTCGAATTGGGAAAGCGGCCAGTCAGACCATATCAAAGAAGTTTACCGCCGAGCATGAAGCCCGGACGTTGGCCGGAATTTATAAGCAGTTACTTTAA
- a CDS encoding MMPL family transporter — MFGKLADSIANARNTWAVTTLLVVFGIGAGASSLRADFSLESFFGSGANSWAELKQYKEFWGPDDDKILIASWVDVGDFLTQERLVALDNLTRELAELESVKEVTSLPSIIRMQSGEDDSLSLASVLDTFPAEASGDALAGWKAELLNDELLVPALLAEDAKATSILVQFTESSSNMEKVVPMVAGVREITAKYKEKLGIQFAEAGIPAVRADFFGQMVKDQMVFLPIAMLLMVLSLFVVFRSVHGILVPGIAATVPLVMLFGVMGYRGVHIDMVSQTLATVLPAIAVADAIHLLSRFHEEARKLAKPGERLNLEQRRTAIRAALRELGGACFLTSLTTGVGFGSLVMAKMPILRSMGENAAIGILFSYGSVLIVMPILLSMTQGVVPKGPQSDKPIWLDRWLDASAALSLRRPGLMLAGGAAVAAFFAWHSQYVVVDNNLTRMLPMEHRTSQANALVDDKLGGILNYEFDMIGKQGDLKRPEVLKAMQGFEAYAKTLPSIREMSSPATYVANAHELMGGTRTIPDDPAAVAQLMLLLEDHDEMLKMLDTNYDRARMVLRGQDHGANYFDGVEQKLREAMPKYFDGLGVDVYLTGTGVVAYRGINNVTFDLRDSLIFAFILVALVIAFVFRKLSITLLALVPNGLPLLVGYGTMGLMGIDLDPTAGLIFTVGLGIAVDDTIHLLARFREEIASGKPRDEAIMETVRQSGRAIGVTSIILTFGIGVNMLSGFTAIAAMGTAGAVIISSALLCDVYLMPALLKLMTPETAKV; from the coding sequence ATGTTTGGCAAGTTGGCTGATTCTATTGCGAACGCTCGAAATACCTGGGCGGTCACCACTCTCTTGGTTGTTTTTGGTATTGGTGCGGGCGCATCCTCTTTGCGGGCAGATTTTAGCCTTGAGAGCTTCTTTGGCAGCGGCGCAAATTCCTGGGCGGAGCTGAAGCAATACAAAGAGTTCTGGGGACCCGATGACGATAAAATCCTCATTGCCAGTTGGGTAGATGTTGGTGACTTCCTAACGCAAGAGCGTCTTGTGGCATTGGATAACCTAACCCGTGAATTGGCCGAGCTTGAATCCGTTAAAGAAGTGACCTCGCTGCCATCCATCATACGGATGCAAAGCGGTGAAGATGATAGCTTAAGCCTCGCTTCGGTTCTGGATACCTTTCCAGCGGAGGCGAGCGGTGATGCTCTAGCCGGTTGGAAAGCCGAGCTATTAAACGATGAGCTTTTGGTTCCGGCTTTGCTTGCGGAAGATGCCAAAGCCACCAGCATTTTGGTCCAGTTCACGGAGTCCAGCAGCAACATGGAGAAAGTGGTTCCCATGGTTGCGGGCGTTCGTGAAATCACGGCGAAGTATAAAGAGAAGCTGGGTATTCAATTTGCGGAAGCAGGTATCCCAGCGGTTCGGGCCGACTTCTTTGGCCAGATGGTGAAAGACCAGATGGTGTTTCTACCCATTGCCATGTTGCTCATGGTGCTTTCTCTCTTTGTGGTATTTCGCAGCGTCCACGGGATTTTGGTGCCGGGCATCGCGGCTACAGTTCCATTGGTGATGCTCTTTGGTGTCATGGGTTATCGTGGTGTGCACATTGATATGGTGAGCCAAACGCTGGCAACGGTTTTACCAGCGATTGCCGTAGCCGATGCTATTCACCTTTTAAGTCGTTTTCATGAAGAGGCGCGCAAGCTTGCCAAGCCTGGTGAACGCTTGAACTTAGAGCAGCGCCGAACAGCCATTCGAGCTGCTCTACGAGAGCTGGGTGGCGCGTGTTTTCTCACGTCTCTAACCACCGGGGTTGGGTTTGGTTCGCTCGTGATGGCCAAGATGCCTATCTTGCGAAGCATGGGTGAGAATGCCGCCATTGGAATTCTCTTCTCTTACGGCTCGGTCTTGATTGTGATGCCCATTCTTTTGTCCATGACCCAAGGCGTTGTTCCTAAAGGGCCGCAATCGGATAAGCCCATTTGGCTGGACCGATGGCTTGATGCCAGTGCGGCTTTGTCTCTGCGCAGGCCGGGGTTGATGTTGGCCGGTGGCGCCGCGGTAGCCGCGTTCTTTGCCTGGCATTCGCAGTATGTGGTGGTGGACAACAACCTCACGCGCATGTTGCCTATGGAGCACCGCACTTCCCAGGCCAATGCATTGGTTGATGATAAGCTGGGCGGTATTTTGAATTACGAATTCGACATGATTGGTAAACAGGGAGACTTAAAACGCCCGGAAGTACTGAAGGCCATGCAGGGTTTTGAGGCCTACGCTAAAACGTTGCCTTCCATTCGAGAAATGTCCAGCCCAGCAACTTATGTGGCGAATGCTCATGAGCTGATGGGCGGCACCCGAACCATTCCAGACGACCCAGCTGCGGTAGCTCAGCTTATGCTTCTCTTGGAAGACCATGACGAGATGCTGAAGATGCTCGATACCAATTACGACCGCGCTCGCATGGTGCTGCGTGGCCAGGACCACGGGGCCAACTATTTTGATGGCGTTGAGCAAAAGCTTCGGGAGGCCATGCCCAAATATTTCGATGGGCTGGGCGTGGATGTGTATCTTACGGGTACCGGCGTGGTGGCATATCGCGGTATCAACAACGTGACTTTTGATTTGCGAGACAGTTTGATCTTCGCGTTCATACTGGTTGCTTTGGTCATTGCTTTTGTTTTTCGCAAGTTGAGCATCACGCTTTTAGCTTTGGTACCCAACGGACTTCCTCTTTTGGTGGGTTATGGGACCATGGGTTTGATGGGCATTGATTTGGACCCCACTGCGGGCCTTATCTTTACGGTGGGCTTGGGAATTGCGGTGGATGATACCATTCACCTCTTGGCGCGTTTTCGAGAAGAGATAGCTTCTGGTAAGCCGCGAGACGAAGCCATTATGGAAACCGTGCGCCAAAGCGGTCGGGCCATTGGTGTCACGTCTATTATTCTTACCTTCGGTATTGGCGTGAATATGCTCAGTGGTTTTACGGCCATTGCCGCTATGGGTACCGCGGGTGCAGTGATTATCAGTTCGGCTTTACTTTGTGATGTGTACTTGATGCCAGCGCTGCTCAAGTTGATGACGCCAGAGACGGCGAAGGTTTAA
- a CDS encoding ferredoxin--NADP reductase has translation MSSSSENYHPLIVSAVVEETHDSKSFVFEIPTDLQDKFKYQAGQFLTFLVDYEGKSLSRCYSLASSPEKDNAHKVTIKRVNDGRISNWFNDAVKTGDTLQVMAPSGRFVLKDNSTPLWLFGGGSGITPMISIVKTALLKTDRIIQLVYANRDEESIIFDKELKDLQANHADRLKIIHSLDNRDGYLTSEKIQSWLPLDKTGDYYLCGPGPFMDVIENTLKDIGVQRDQIFLERFVSPADPDATPAPVTETTQDAVPSNLRVKWEDTMHEVPYEKGETILEAAKRAGIEPPFSCEEGYCSSCLFKIVKGRVEMRMNDCLSQEDIEDDLYLGCQALPLTSEIEIDWDA, from the coding sequence ATGAGCTCAAGCTCAGAGAATTACCACCCGCTTATCGTTTCCGCTGTAGTCGAAGAAACACACGACAGTAAATCATTTGTCTTCGAAATCCCCACAGATCTCCAAGACAAATTTAAGTACCAAGCCGGGCAGTTTCTAACCTTCCTCGTTGACTACGAGGGAAAGTCTCTCAGTCGGTGCTACTCATTGGCCAGCTCTCCCGAAAAAGATAATGCACACAAAGTAACCATCAAACGGGTCAACGATGGGAGAATTTCAAACTGGTTCAACGACGCAGTAAAGACCGGCGACACCCTGCAAGTGATGGCGCCTTCTGGAAGGTTTGTCCTAAAAGATAACTCTACCCCACTCTGGTTGTTTGGCGGCGGAAGTGGAATCACTCCCATGATTTCCATTGTCAAAACTGCTCTATTAAAGACTGACCGAATCATCCAGTTGGTCTACGCTAACCGAGACGAAGAATCGATTATCTTTGATAAGGAGCTCAAAGACCTCCAAGCCAACCACGCTGACCGTTTGAAAATCATACATAGCCTAGACAATCGCGATGGATACCTTACATCTGAGAAAATCCAAAGCTGGCTCCCACTCGACAAAACCGGTGATTATTATCTCTGTGGCCCGGGGCCATTTATGGATGTCATTGAAAATACACTCAAGGATATCGGGGTCCAACGAGACCAAATATTCCTAGAGCGCTTTGTCTCGCCCGCAGATCCCGACGCAACGCCTGCACCAGTTACAGAAACCACACAAGACGCGGTACCCAGTAACCTTCGTGTAAAATGGGAAGATACCATGCATGAGGTGCCTTACGAAAAAGGCGAAACTATTCTGGAGGCTGCCAAACGTGCAGGGATCGAGCCGCCCTTCTCCTGTGAGGAAGGCTATTGCTCGTCTTGTCTGTTTAAAATTGTAAAAGGCCGTGTCGAAATGAGAATGAACGACTGCCTGTCTCAGGAAGACATTGAAGACGATCTCTATTTAGGCTGCCAAGCCTTGCCGCTTACATCAGAAATAGAGATAGACTGGGACGCTTAA
- a CDS encoding tetratricopeptide repeat protein — MSENLEDVVDNALQVAGGFVNLGQYDEAKEVCEKILHLKPDSMRAHFILGCVYQAVGAFSDARIALRKAELLDPENIDVKASLGLVSQCLGQLEEAMAYYLKVLEVQPDHGDALINLGVIYQGAGERSEARKLYQRAVELDSSSVPALINLGAVYVEELDYEGAEALLRKACELEPDSIQALNGFALCLKNQGRLEEARAVSSKVLEQDPHQAHALFGLHLCLPVLHEDEPSIDVVRVNYAQGLQKVREGLALDSAERVLEAADAMGSTTNFCLHYQGRNDLELQIEYAKLCETIMGTVFPQFMEPIALRERKSGEKTRVGFISSYWRHHSIFKTHGAFVTHLCSDDFEVHAIHIGSHCDASSEAIAHSAAKFHHWPDFGLHHVEMLRRLELDVLIYPDYGMEPRLQLIAPLRLAPVQCNMGGHPVTSGLGNMDYFLSSDLMEPQGAEDHYSEKLIRLPGLMSAYPKPDATQAKQPPIDLPSKDSRVSYLCLQSLYKLLPNFDDIYPAIAKVVPQAHFGFIKESSEAVTSVFRIRIEKAFAKHGLDADDYVSIYPRLSQDSFYGLAASADVILDSFLWSGNNSSMEACAFGKPIVTCGGPMMRGRHTLAILQRADVMTTVAKDMAQYVDLAGKLGTDPGLREEIGNRIRDSHGVLFDNAESVRGLESFLKNL; from the coding sequence ATGAGCGAGAACTTAGAAGATGTCGTTGACAATGCGCTGCAAGTAGCCGGCGGTTTTGTAAATTTGGGGCAGTATGACGAGGCTAAGGAGGTGTGTGAGAAAATCTTGCACCTTAAGCCAGACTCGATGCGGGCCCACTTTATTTTAGGATGCGTTTATCAGGCGGTTGGGGCTTTCTCCGATGCCAGGATAGCGCTGCGCAAAGCAGAGCTCTTAGACCCAGAAAACATCGATGTAAAAGCGTCATTGGGTTTGGTTTCACAATGCTTGGGCCAGCTGGAAGAAGCGATGGCTTACTATCTCAAAGTACTTGAGGTTCAACCTGACCATGGTGATGCTTTGATCAATTTAGGAGTCATTTATCAGGGTGCGGGCGAGCGCTCTGAGGCTCGTAAGCTTTATCAACGTGCTGTTGAACTCGACTCCTCTTCAGTTCCGGCACTGATTAACCTAGGCGCGGTCTATGTTGAAGAGCTCGATTATGAAGGGGCAGAGGCTCTTTTACGTAAGGCGTGTGAGCTTGAGCCAGACTCGATTCAGGCTCTCAACGGTTTCGCGCTCTGTTTGAAAAACCAAGGACGCTTGGAAGAGGCGCGGGCAGTTTCGTCGAAAGTATTAGAACAAGACCCCCACCAAGCCCATGCTCTTTTTGGGCTTCATCTTTGTCTACCCGTGCTGCATGAAGATGAGCCATCTATCGATGTTGTTCGCGTTAACTACGCTCAAGGTCTTCAGAAAGTTCGGGAAGGGTTGGCGTTGGACTCTGCTGAAAGAGTTCTTGAGGCAGCTGATGCCATGGGCTCAACGACGAATTTTTGTTTGCATTATCAGGGCAGGAACGACCTCGAATTACAGATAGAATATGCCAAGCTATGCGAAACCATTATGGGGACTGTTTTTCCACAATTTATGGAACCCATCGCGCTGCGCGAACGCAAAAGCGGCGAAAAGACGCGAGTAGGCTTTATCTCCTCTTATTGGCGCCACCATTCCATTTTTAAAACACACGGGGCTTTTGTCACTCATCTTTGCTCTGATGACTTTGAAGTTCATGCAATACACATCGGGTCTCATTGTGACGCCTCGAGTGAAGCTATTGCGCATTCGGCTGCAAAATTTCACCATTGGCCAGATTTCGGCCTTCATCATGTGGAGATGCTGCGCCGGCTTGAACTCGATGTCTTGATTTACCCGGATTACGGAATGGAGCCTAGGCTTCAACTGATAGCGCCACTTCGGCTGGCGCCAGTCCAGTGTAATATGGGAGGGCATCCCGTGACTTCTGGTTTAGGGAATATGGACTACTTCTTAAGCAGCGACTTGATGGAGCCCCAGGGGGCAGAAGACCATTACAGTGAGAAACTTATAAGGCTTCCTGGGCTCATGAGTGCTTATCCCAAACCAGATGCGACTCAAGCCAAGCAACCACCTATTGACTTACCGAGTAAGGATAGTCGTGTTAGCTACCTGTGTTTGCAGAGCCTTTATAAACTGCTACCGAATTTCGATGATATCTATCCGGCGATAGCCAAAGTGGTCCCCCAAGCTCATTTCGGTTTTATCAAAGAGTCCAGCGAAGCTGTGACCTCGGTTTTCAGAATAAGAATCGAGAAGGCGTTTGCAAAGCATGGGCTCGATGCGGATGACTACGTGTCGATATACCCGCGACTTTCTCAAGATTCGTTTTATGGCCTGGCCGCCAGTGCAGATGTGATCTTGGATAGTTTTCTTTGGTCTGGAAATAACAGCAGCATGGAGGCTTGTGCTTTTGGGAAGCCGATTGTGACTTGTGGCGGGCCGATGATGCGTGGGCGACACACTTTGGCAATTCTCCAGAGAGCCGATGTCATGACCACAGTGGCGAAAGATATGGCGCAATATGTTGATCTCGCAGGAAAATTGGGGACTGACCCCGGGCTGCGCGAAGAGATTGGTAATCGAATTCGAGACTCTCATGGTGTGCTTTTCGACAACGCTGAAAGCGTCCGCGGGCTCGAGTCTTTCCTGAAAAATCTATAG